A genomic region of Streptosporangium lutulentum contains the following coding sequences:
- a CDS encoding FecCD family ABC transporter permease translates to MVRPSPEVRSDDPPLDPSNLKKARLRSGADAVPSHRTFRLAAPPVSGILRLRLVSVCAALAVATFLVLCWGVSTGDYPIGLPQVMKALIGSGDPGTLLVVRELRLPRAAVGLLVGVAFGISGALFQTMTRNPLASPDMIGITEGSGTAVVAGIVLGWSGGLGTQAFGLLGALTTALLVYALAWKRGTTGYRIVLVGIGVSWICTSATDYLVARGGQFQAQAALGWLVGNLNGRTWDQAVPLAAVMVVLVPIALMLSRLMRTLQLGDDVAAGLGTRVQSVRLALLLTGVGLIAFGTAAAGPIAFVALAAPQIAQRMARTAWPPPIASGLAGALVVLSSDLIARTLISGMELPVGIVTGVLGAPVLLWLLIRANRAGSGG, encoded by the coding sequence ATGGTCCGCCCGTCTCCCGAGGTCCGTTCCGACGACCCTCCTCTCGATCCCTCGAACCTCAAGAAGGCGCGGCTCCGATCCGGCGCGGACGCCGTTCCCTCCCACCGGACCTTCCGGCTGGCCGCGCCGCCCGTCTCCGGAATCCTGCGGCTCCGGCTGGTCTCGGTGTGCGCGGCGCTCGCCGTCGCCACTTTTCTCGTCCTCTGCTGGGGCGTCTCGACCGGCGACTACCCGATCGGCCTGCCCCAGGTCATGAAGGCGCTGATCGGCTCCGGCGACCCCGGCACCCTGCTGGTCGTCCGGGAGCTGCGGCTGCCGCGGGCCGCGGTCGGGCTGCTGGTCGGCGTCGCCTTCGGCATCTCGGGCGCGCTGTTCCAGACCATGACCCGCAACCCGCTGGCCAGCCCGGACATGATCGGCATCACCGAGGGCTCCGGCACCGCCGTCGTCGCCGGCATCGTGCTGGGCTGGAGCGGCGGCCTCGGCACCCAGGCCTTCGGGCTGCTCGGCGCGCTGACCACCGCCCTGCTCGTCTACGCGCTGGCCTGGAAGCGCGGCACCACCGGCTACCGGATCGTCCTGGTCGGCATCGGGGTGTCGTGGATCTGCACCAGTGCCACCGACTACCTGGTGGCCAGGGGCGGGCAGTTCCAGGCGCAGGCCGCGCTCGGCTGGCTGGTGGGCAACCTCAACGGCCGCACCTGGGACCAGGCGGTCCCGCTCGCCGCCGTCATGGTGGTGCTGGTGCCGATCGCGCTCATGCTGAGCCGTCTGATGCGCACGCTCCAGCTCGGCGACGACGTCGCCGCCGGCCTCGGCACCCGCGTGCAGTCCGTCCGCCTGGCCCTGCTGCTCACGGGGGTCGGGCTGATCGCCTTCGGCACCGCGGCGGCCGGGCCGATCGCCTTCGTGGCACTCGCCGCGCCGCAGATCGCCCAGCGGATGGCCCGCACCGCCTGGCCGCCCCCGATCGCCTCGGGACTGGCCGGGGCACTGGTCGTGCTCTCCAGCGATCTCATCGCGCGCACGCTGATCTCCGGCATGGAACTGCCGGTCGGGATCGTCACCGGCGTCCTCGGGGCACCGGTCCTACTCTGGCTGCTCATCCGCGCCAACCGCGCGGGCTCAGGAGGCTGA
- a CDS encoding ABC transporter ATP-binding protein, translating into MSTTDPDLRASGLSLSYDSRLVVENLDLVVPPGRITAIVGANACGKSTLLRALARLLTPRQGAVQLDGRALQSIPTRELARRLGILPQGPVAPEGLTVIDLVNRGRSPHQTWWRQWSKLDEQAVHGALAATGMTDLADRAVDELSGGQRQRAWIAMAVAQGTPVLLLDEPTTYLDLAHQIDVLDLITDLNRRENRTIVMVLHDLNQACRYADHVIAMKSGHIVAEGAPADVITARSVEEIFNLRCQVTTDPVSNTPLIIPMGRHHDVSDVQASAGTAG; encoded by the coding sequence ATGTCGACCACCGATCCGGACCTGCGGGCGAGCGGCCTCTCCCTGTCATACGACAGCCGCCTGGTCGTGGAGAACCTCGACCTGGTCGTCCCGCCGGGTCGCATCACCGCCATCGTCGGCGCCAACGCCTGCGGCAAGTCCACGCTGCTGCGGGCCCTGGCCCGTCTTCTCACCCCGCGTCAGGGCGCCGTCCAGCTCGACGGCCGTGCCCTGCAGTCCATTCCGACCAGGGAACTGGCCCGGCGCCTCGGCATCCTGCCGCAGGGGCCGGTGGCCCCGGAGGGGCTGACCGTCATCGACCTGGTCAACCGCGGCCGTTCACCGCACCAGACCTGGTGGCGGCAGTGGTCGAAGCTCGACGAGCAGGCCGTCCACGGCGCGCTGGCCGCCACGGGCATGACCGACCTCGCCGACCGCGCGGTCGACGAACTGTCCGGCGGGCAGCGCCAGCGCGCCTGGATCGCCATGGCCGTCGCCCAGGGCACCCCGGTGCTCCTGCTGGACGAGCCGACGACGTATCTGGATCTGGCCCACCAGATCGACGTCCTGGACCTCATCACGGACCTCAACCGGCGTGAGAACCGTACGATCGTGATGGTTCTCCACGACCTCAACCAGGCCTGCCGGTACGCCGACCACGTCATCGCCATGAAGTCGGGCCACATCGTCGCCGAGGGCGCCCCGGCCGACGTCATCACCGCCCGGTCCGTGGAGGAGATCTTCAATCTGCGGTGCCAGGTCACGACGGATCCGGTCAGCAACACACCGTTGATCATCCCGATGGGCCGCCACCACGACGTCTCAGACGTGCAGGCGTCCGCCGGGACGGCCGGCTGA
- a CDS encoding methionyl-tRNA formyltransferase, which translates to MRVVMFGYQTWGHRTLQALLDAGHEVVLVVTHPKSDHAYEKIWDDSVAELAEKNGVPVLLRSRPDDDLIRALRDAAPDIIVANNWRTWLPPEIFDIPPHGTLNIHDSLLPAYAGFSPLIWALINGEKEVGVTAHRMNAELDAGDIVLQRAVPVGPRDTVTDLFHRTVDLIEPIVREALDLIASGRARWVPQDRSKASFFHKRSIEDSRIDWNWPAEDLERLVRAQSDPYPNAFTHYRGERIRIVSAEVSQARYGGTPGRVFIREGDGVVIVTGLNARSGQWPGLVVKRLRTDDGTEHAAVDYFQTMGGYLTSRP; encoded by the coding sequence ATGCGGGTCGTCATGTTCGGCTACCAAACCTGGGGTCATCGCACGCTGCAGGCTTTGCTGGACGCAGGCCACGAGGTGGTCCTCGTCGTCACCCACCCCAAGAGCGACCACGCCTACGAGAAGATCTGGGACGACTCGGTCGCCGAACTCGCCGAGAAGAACGGCGTCCCCGTGCTGCTGCGCTCGCGGCCCGACGACGACCTGATTCGCGCGCTCCGCGACGCGGCGCCGGACATCATCGTCGCCAACAACTGGCGGACCTGGTTACCGCCGGAGATCTTCGACATCCCGCCGCACGGCACGCTCAACATCCACGACTCGCTGCTGCCCGCGTACGCGGGGTTCTCGCCGTTGATCTGGGCCCTGATCAACGGCGAGAAGGAGGTCGGCGTCACCGCGCACCGGATGAACGCCGAGTTGGACGCGGGTGACATCGTGCTGCAACGGGCCGTGCCGGTGGGGCCGCGCGACACCGTGACCGACCTGTTCCACCGGACGGTCGACCTGATCGAGCCGATCGTGCGCGAGGCACTCGACCTGATCGCCTCCGGCAGGGCGCGGTGGGTTCCGCAGGACCGCAGCAAGGCGAGTTTCTTCCACAAGCGATCCATCGAGGACAGCCGGATCGACTGGAACTGGCCGGCGGAGGACCTGGAGCGGCTGGTGCGCGCCCAGTCGGACCCGTACCCCAACGCGTTCACCCACTACCGAGGGGAGCGCATCCGGATCGTGTCGGCGGAGGTGTCGCAGGCCCGCTACGGCGGCACCCCGGGGCGCGTCTTCATCCGGGAGGGCGACGGCGTGGTCATCGTCACCGGTCTGAACGCCCGGAGCGGGCAGTGGCCCGGGTTGGTCGTCAAGCGGCTGCGCACCGACGACGGTACGGAGCACGCGGCCGTCGACTACTTCCAGACGATGGGCGGCTATCTCACCTCCCGGCCGTGA
- a CDS encoding lysine N(6)-hydroxylase/L-ornithine N(5)-oxygenase family protein, giving the protein MDDTLHSGPDSIYDILGVGFGPSNLALAIAVEEHNARVPTAERLQAGFLERQPHFGWHRGMLIDDATMQVPFLKDLVTMRDPASDFSFLCYLQERGRLVDFLNQKTLFPLRVEFHDYFEWAAARVRHLVAYSAEVLSVEPVMTEDGEVRWFDVVSRDPDDPARTILRRARNISVATGLEPHLPPDTVLSDRVWHTSQLVPRVTELAAAGTPVRRALVLGAGQSAAEAVDYLHRTLAETEVCAVHAKYGYTPADDSPFANRIFDPEAVDIYFNAPPGVKQSFFDYHRSTNYSVVDVDLLQSLYATTYREKVQGRQRLRILNVSRIRDVRVLDDRLDVTVEFLPTGERRVLAVDVLVHATGYRPSDIGTLLGDAAKLCMRDEEDAVRVGRDHRVELSPEVTAGIYLQGGTEHTHGITSTLLSTTAIRAGEIRDSLLAHRASAAALTGLPA; this is encoded by the coding sequence GTGGACGACACACTGCACAGTGGTCCGGACAGCATCTACGACATCCTGGGGGTCGGTTTCGGACCCTCGAATCTGGCACTGGCCATAGCTGTTGAGGAGCACAACGCAAGGGTTCCAACCGCGGAACGACTACAGGCCGGATTCCTGGAGAGGCAGCCGCACTTCGGCTGGCACCGGGGAATGCTCATCGACGACGCGACGATGCAGGTCCCCTTCCTCAAGGACCTGGTCACCATGCGCGACCCGGCGAGCGACTTCAGCTTCCTGTGCTACCTGCAGGAGCGGGGCAGGCTGGTGGACTTCCTCAACCAGAAGACCCTCTTCCCGTTACGGGTGGAGTTCCACGACTACTTCGAGTGGGCGGCCGCCCGCGTGAGGCACCTGGTCGCCTACTCCGCCGAGGTCCTGTCCGTCGAGCCGGTGATGACGGAGGACGGCGAGGTCCGCTGGTTCGACGTGGTCAGCCGTGACCCCGACGACCCGGCCCGCACGATCCTGCGCCGGGCCCGCAACATCTCCGTGGCCACCGGTCTGGAACCCCACCTGCCGCCGGACACCGTTCTTTCCGACCGGGTCTGGCACACCAGCCAGCTGGTCCCGCGCGTCACCGAACTGGCCGCCGCGGGCACCCCGGTGCGTCGCGCCCTCGTGCTCGGCGCCGGGCAGAGCGCCGCCGAGGCGGTCGACTACCTTCACCGCACCCTCGCCGAGACCGAGGTCTGCGCGGTCCACGCCAAGTACGGCTACACCCCCGCCGACGACAGCCCCTTCGCCAACCGGATCTTCGATCCCGAAGCGGTCGACATCTACTTCAACGCCCCGCCCGGGGTGAAGCAGTCCTTCTTCGACTACCACCGCAGCACCAACTACTCGGTGGTCGACGTGGACCTCCTGCAGTCCCTGTACGCGACCACGTACCGCGAGAAGGTCCAGGGACGGCAGCGCCTGCGCATCCTCAACGTCTCCCGCATCCGGGACGTCCGCGTCCTGGACGACCGCCTGGACGTCACCGTGGAGTTCCTGCCCACCGGTGAGCGGAGGGTCCTGGCCGTGGACGTCCTCGTCCACGCCACCGGCTATCGCCCCTCCGACATCGGCACCCTTCTCGGCGACGCGGCCAAGCTCTGCATGCGCGACGAGGAGGACGCCGTCCGCGTCGGCCGCGACCACCGCGTGGAGCTCAGCCCCGAGGTCACCGCCGGCATCTACCTCCAGGGCGGCACCGAGCACACCCACGGCATCACCTCCACCCTCCTGTCCACCACCGCCATCCGCGCCGGCGAGATCCGCGACTCCCTCCTCGCCCACCGCGCGTCCGCGGCCGCCCTCACCGGCCTTCCCGCCTGA
- a CDS encoding TetR/AcrR family transcriptional regulator, producing MVRLDPPVTAARAVPATGTAAAAGRRERKKLATRAAVREAALRLALRDGVENVTVEQIASEADIAVRTFFNYFSSKEEAVVAAAAAGAEALIAEFRARPGTESVLRALREAVIAVVDQGDAAGHDYVKALQLIRRTPSLVPHQLAVLAAQEKALADAIAGRIQPGIAARGQDRHHGGPASGGIYPALCAATALTALRVVMGRWLERADGPDDTPPMAVLCDEIDEAIAELAAGLDRPGAADAGGPADAP from the coding sequence ATGGTTCGCCTCGACCCGCCGGTCACGGCGGCCCGTGCCGTTCCCGCCACCGGCACAGCGGCCGCGGCCGGGCGCCGCGAGCGTAAGAAGCTGGCCACCCGGGCCGCTGTGCGGGAAGCGGCGCTGCGCCTGGCGCTGCGCGACGGCGTGGAGAACGTCACCGTCGAGCAGATCGCGAGTGAGGCCGACATCGCGGTGCGGACGTTCTTCAACTACTTCTCCAGCAAGGAGGAGGCGGTGGTGGCGGCGGCCGCGGCCGGCGCCGAAGCGCTCATCGCCGAGTTCCGGGCCCGGCCCGGCACCGAATCGGTGTTGCGGGCGCTTCGCGAGGCGGTGATCGCCGTCGTCGACCAAGGTGATGCCGCCGGCCATGATTACGTCAAGGCGCTGCAGCTCATCCGGAGGACGCCGTCGCTCGTTCCTCACCAGCTCGCCGTGCTGGCGGCTCAGGAAAAGGCGCTCGCCGACGCCATCGCCGGACGCATCCAGCCCGGCATCGCGGCCCGGGGCCAAGACCGGCACCACGGCGGACCCGCCTCGGGCGGGATCTATCCGGCGCTGTGCGCGGCGACGGCGCTGACGGCGCTGCGCGTCGTCATGGGACGGTGGCTCGAACGCGCCGACGGCCCGGACGACACGCCGCCCATGGCCGTCCTGTGTGACGAGATCGACGAGGCGATCGCCGAGCTGGCAGCCGGGCTGGACCGGCCCGGAGCGGCGGACGCGGGTGGTCCCGCCGACGCCCCTTGA
- a CDS encoding cytochrome P450 codes for MVERGGCPFDPPPGLRQRRGQGPVQPLKLLNGASGWLVTGLDETRAVLSDLRFSSDRVRHPDATQPHQGGQTAVAAQAVESRTDGMFVFMDPPEHTRLRRLLTGQFTVRRMRALESRIREIAVEHIAAMQAAGTEADLVPAYALPIPSLVICEMLGVDYADRAEFQERTAVALNANAGDQERAHAGLELYAFIQELVAAKRAKPADDMLSGLVHDADPPLTDAQLTDMALVLLGAGHETTANMLGLGTFALLEHPDQLAALRADPALMDTAVEELLRYLSIIQMGVSRVATEDVTLADVKIEAGSTVIIATPEANRDPRHWSEPDRLDVHRPRSPHLAFGHGIHQCLGQQLARAEMKVGLSELLTRLPKLRLAVPADQVPLRNEMLIFGVHSLPVTWA; via the coding sequence ATGGTCGAGCGGGGCGGATGCCCGTTCGACCCGCCGCCCGGTCTGCGGCAGCGACGTGGACAGGGACCGGTGCAGCCGCTGAAGCTGCTCAACGGTGCTTCCGGCTGGCTGGTCACCGGCCTGGACGAGACCCGCGCCGTCTTGAGCGATCTCCGCTTCAGCTCTGACCGGGTGCGTCACCCCGACGCCACCCAGCCGCACCAGGGCGGGCAGACGGCCGTCGCCGCGCAGGCCGTGGAAAGCCGCACCGACGGGATGTTCGTCTTCATGGACCCGCCGGAGCACACGCGGCTGCGGCGGCTGCTGACCGGCCAGTTCACCGTACGGCGGATGCGGGCGCTGGAATCGCGCATCCGCGAGATCGCCGTGGAGCACATCGCGGCCATGCAGGCCGCAGGCACCGAAGCCGACCTCGTGCCCGCCTACGCGCTGCCGATTCCCTCGCTGGTGATCTGCGAGATGCTCGGCGTCGACTACGCCGACCGGGCCGAGTTCCAGGAGCGCACCGCCGTCGCGCTGAACGCCAACGCCGGTGACCAGGAACGGGCCCACGCCGGCCTTGAGCTGTATGCCTTCATCCAGGAACTGGTGGCGGCCAAGCGGGCCAAGCCGGCCGACGACATGCTGTCGGGGCTCGTCCATGACGCGGACCCGCCGCTGACCGACGCCCAGCTGACCGACATGGCCCTCGTCCTGCTCGGCGCCGGCCACGAGACCACCGCCAACATGCTGGGCCTGGGCACCTTCGCGCTGCTGGAGCACCCCGACCAACTTGCCGCGCTGCGCGCCGACCCCGCCCTCATGGACACCGCGGTCGAGGAGTTGCTGCGGTATCTGTCCATCATCCAGATGGGCGTCAGCCGGGTGGCCACCGAGGACGTCACGCTGGCCGACGTGAAGATCGAAGCGGGTTCCACCGTGATCATCGCGACGCCCGAGGCCAACCGCGACCCCCGCCACTGGAGCGAGCCCGACCGGCTGGACGTGCACCGGCCCCGCAGCCCGCACCTGGCTTTCGGGCACGGCATCCACCAGTGCCTGGGCCAGCAGCTCGCCCGGGCGGAGATGAAGGTCGGTCTGAGCGAACTGCTGACCCGGCTGCCCAAGCTGCGCCTGGCCGTGCCCGCCGACCAGGTGCCGCTGCGCAACGAGATGCTCATCTTCGGGGTGCACTCCCTGCCCGTGACGTGGGCCTGA
- a CDS encoding class I SAM-dependent methyltransferase: protein MARMSTMPENHAEAAHSSRFNDYDRIAEGYAAENETSLLNAYYERPAMLELAGDVTGRRILDAGCGSGPLFHALRDRGAIVTGIDASAGILELARRRLGAGADLRVVDLAGPLPFSDEAFDDVIASLVLHYLEDWGPTLAELRRVLRPGGRLLVSVDHPFAITLMRHMAGEKPSYFETRIRTEEWTMGGQTVQMSFWDRPLHAMTEAFTAAGFRISVISEPPFVPEARELFPEELREITGQRFLGFLFFVLEAG, encoded by the coding sequence ATGGCGCGTATGTCTACCATGCCCGAAAATCATGCCGAGGCTGCACATTCGTCCCGATTCAACGACTACGACAGGATCGCCGAGGGGTATGCGGCCGAGAACGAGACCAGCCTCCTGAACGCGTACTACGAGCGGCCCGCGATGCTGGAGCTCGCCGGGGACGTGACCGGTCGGCGCATCCTCGACGCCGGTTGCGGCTCGGGCCCCCTGTTCCACGCGCTGCGCGATCGAGGCGCCATCGTGACCGGCATCGACGCGAGCGCCGGGATACTGGAGCTGGCCCGACGGCGGCTGGGCGCCGGCGCGGACCTGCGGGTCGTCGACCTGGCCGGCCCACTGCCCTTTTCCGACGAGGCGTTCGACGACGTCATCGCGTCCCTGGTGCTGCACTACCTGGAGGACTGGGGACCGACACTGGCCGAGCTGCGACGCGTGCTGAGGCCTGGCGGCCGGCTCCTCGTCTCGGTCGATCATCCATTCGCGATCACCCTCATGCGTCACATGGCAGGGGAGAAGCCCAGCTATTTCGAGACCCGTATCCGGACCGAAGAATGGACCATGGGCGGGCAGACCGTCCAGATGAGCTTCTGGGACCGGCCGCTGCACGCGATGACCGAGGCCTTCACCGCGGCCGGCTTTCGCATCAGTGTCATCAGCGAACCGCCGTTTGTGCCGGAAGCCCGCGAACTGTTCCCCGAGGAGTTGCGCGAGATCACCGGCCAGAGGTTCCTGGGCTTCCTGTTCTTCGTTCTCGAAGCCGGCTGA
- a CDS encoding SAM-dependent methyltransferase, translating into MNREQISRIAHADHPIKSPLDDDSVRRLLERGVSRGDERVLDLGCGGGEWLLRALATHPHLHAEGVDISEDALAQARQAASRLGVQERLVLHHQEAADFVSSESFDLVLSVGATHAFGGLLPTLAAARKHLAPGGRVLIGEGFWDRDPSQEAIEMLGDFTDLATTVDRVVADGWVPVDGHVSTRRELDNYEWACWGSLASWALDHSADPGSSHVLATATTRRSEWLRVYRDTWGFVSLVLRQTSD; encoded by the coding sequence GTGAACCGTGAACAGATCTCCAGGATCGCCCATGCCGATCATCCAATAAAGTCTCCGCTCGATGACGACTCGGTGCGCCGGTTGCTGGAACGCGGCGTCTCGCGCGGCGACGAGCGTGTGCTCGACCTTGGTTGCGGCGGCGGGGAATGGCTCCTGCGCGCCCTGGCCACGCATCCGCACCTGCACGCCGAGGGCGTGGACATCTCCGAGGACGCCCTGGCGCAGGCCCGCCAGGCAGCGAGCCGCCTCGGCGTCCAAGAGCGCCTCGTCCTGCACCACCAGGAGGCCGCAGACTTCGTTTCTTCGGAGTCGTTCGACCTGGTGCTCAGCGTCGGGGCCACGCATGCCTTCGGCGGTCTGCTCCCCACCCTCGCGGCGGCACGCAAGCACCTGGCTCCCGGCGGCCGCGTCCTGATCGGTGAGGGGTTCTGGGACCGCGACCCTTCTCAGGAGGCCATCGAGATGCTCGGGGACTTCACCGACCTGGCGACCACCGTGGACCGCGTTGTCGCCGATGGGTGGGTTCCTGTCGACGGGCACGTCAGCACGCGTCGTGAGCTGGACAACTATGAATGGGCCTGCTGGGGGTCACTGGCCTCATGGGCCCTGGACCACTCTGCCGATCCGGGCAGCTCGCACGTGCTTGCGACAGCCACCACCCGCCGCTCCGAATGGCTGCGCGTCTACCGGGACACCTGGGGCTTCGTCTCCCTGGTCCTGCGTCAGACGTCCGACTGA
- a CDS encoding DUF1048 domain-containing protein, whose protein sequence is MGIQDIIEGKKQWRAYKARVKALPPDYQIVYKEIQRYLFKVGPIDLFDGSLLSGIVDFFEEGVAAGKGVLELIGDDVAAFCDDLVKDSRTYADIYQESISGEPGTAEK, encoded by the coding sequence GTGGGCATCCAAGACATCATCGAGGGCAAGAAGCAGTGGCGGGCGTACAAGGCGCGGGTCAAGGCGCTCCCGCCGGACTACCAGATCGTCTACAAGGAGATTCAGAGGTACCTCTTCAAGGTCGGGCCGATCGACTTGTTCGACGGGTCCCTGCTCTCAGGGATCGTCGATTTCTTCGAGGAGGGCGTCGCGGCCGGCAAGGGAGTCCTGGAACTCATCGGCGACGACGTCGCCGCCTTCTGCGACGACCTGGTCAAGGACTCGCGCACCTATGCGGACATCTACCAGGAGTCCATCAGCGGGGAACCCGGCACGGCCGAGAAGTGA
- a CDS encoding DUF1048 domain-containing protein: MNFWETMTGSDLTREWKAFEVRAAVLPADHRAAWEEIKGHLFPYGDFTGRNLMPILDSALGLLEETAADGQSIHEVLGDDIGGFCAALAGGEGARSFRDRWREQLNRNVARKLGRLGG; the protein is encoded by the coding sequence ATGAACTTCTGGGAGACCATGACAGGCAGCGATCTCACCAGGGAATGGAAGGCGTTCGAAGTTCGGGCCGCGGTGTTGCCGGCCGACCACCGGGCGGCGTGGGAAGAGATCAAGGGTCATCTTTTTCCCTACGGGGACTTCACAGGTCGAAACCTGATGCCGATTCTCGACAGCGCTCTGGGACTGCTCGAGGAGACGGCGGCCGATGGGCAGAGCATTCACGAGGTGCTGGGTGACGACATCGGGGGCTTCTGCGCGGCGCTGGCCGGCGGAGAAGGGGCCCGGAGCTTTCGCGACCGGTGGCGCGAGCAGTTGAACAGGAACGTCGCAAGGAAACTGGGCCGGCTAGGAGGCTGA
- a CDS encoding PadR family transcriptional regulator → MDDLTEMLKGTLEGCVLEIIGSEETYGYAITRRLNDLGFADVVEGTVYTILLRLEKNGLVQVTKRPSGLGPPRKFYALNDAGRDELARFWAKWEYVTSRIDKLKEGGR, encoded by the coding sequence ATGGACGACCTGACGGAGATGCTGAAGGGCACGCTTGAGGGCTGCGTGCTTGAAATCATCGGCAGCGAGGAGACCTACGGGTACGCCATCACGCGCCGGCTGAACGACCTCGGCTTCGCCGACGTCGTCGAGGGGACGGTTTACACCATCCTGCTGCGACTGGAGAAGAACGGGCTCGTCCAGGTGACGAAACGACCGTCCGGGCTGGGCCCGCCGCGCAAGTTCTACGCGCTCAACGACGCGGGGCGCGACGAGCTCGCGAGGTTCTGGGCGAAATGGGAGTACGTCACATCGCGGATCGACAAGCTCAAGGAGGGCGGGAGATGA
- a CDS encoding alpha/beta hydrolase, whose amino-acid sequence MKPLLRRNGFWLALSLVLCLISGIGASFVQTAGGSVTIKDMRWETRSGHLLSALLFKPDSATAERKAPAVVVSHGWYNTREMQDLNFVELARRGYVVVSIDMYGHGNSDYLPEGTEAVGGTGMYDAVRLVSDLPYVDASKIGVSGHSFGARAVNFSVAEDNAAPAPLIAAALLVDNDPTYRDPETKQYANIYGTRDVGLIQAQYDEFFFRSRDADGNVVTVPRDYPSTPNAQSFLHFGADPAQVTDKRVAGQVYDQNGAMRVLYSLNQTHPWGHTSATAADRQIQFFQQALGAPNPIAAGSQVWQFKVAFNTLGLIGFGIFLVAFAQALLGTRAFAGLRNTAVAEAVPTTRKGLAWFWGGLVVAAVVSAFSYVWLSQRVDDFAPAGLPQEAPYFIGLWAAVNGVVGLIIMALAYRLFGRGNGQDLRALGVLPGWRAFFHGIGLALTVVVAAFALVFVVDYFFTTDFRLWVVAVKTFTPDKIGIALLYLPLFLIYFFANSLAINSFNRFTLRGKEGLNTAVLVLFNSLAPLVLVIVQYGTFFVTGDLVDGFGGIYSIWLFPVVVILAVAAVVSRKIYRTTGNPYIGGFINAAVVVLISVTNTLTMA is encoded by the coding sequence ATGAAGCCCCTTTTGCGCCGCAACGGATTCTGGCTCGCCCTGTCCCTCGTGCTGTGCCTGATCTCCGGCATCGGCGCCTCGTTCGTGCAGACGGCCGGCGGCAGCGTCACCATCAAGGACATGCGCTGGGAGACCCGCTCGGGCCACCTGCTGAGCGCGCTGCTGTTCAAACCCGACTCCGCCACCGCTGAACGCAAGGCCCCCGCGGTCGTCGTCAGCCACGGCTGGTACAACACCCGCGAGATGCAGGACCTCAACTTCGTCGAGCTCGCCCGGCGCGGCTACGTCGTGGTGTCCATCGACATGTACGGCCACGGCAACTCCGATTACCTGCCCGAGGGCACCGAGGCCGTCGGCGGCACCGGCATGTACGACGCCGTGCGGCTCGTCTCGGACCTGCCGTACGTGGACGCGAGCAAGATCGGCGTCAGCGGCCACTCCTTCGGCGCCCGCGCGGTGAACTTCTCCGTCGCAGAGGACAACGCGGCCCCCGCGCCGCTCATCGCCGCGGCGCTGCTCGTCGACAACGACCCGACCTACCGCGACCCCGAGACCAAGCAGTACGCGAACATCTACGGCACCCGCGACGTCGGCCTCATCCAGGCCCAGTACGACGAGTTCTTCTTCCGCAGCCGCGACGCCGACGGCAACGTCGTCACCGTGCCGCGGGACTACCCCTCGACCCCCAACGCGCAGTCGTTCCTGCACTTCGGCGCCGACCCCGCGCAGGTCACCGACAAGCGCGTGGCCGGTCAGGTGTACGACCAGAACGGCGCGATGCGCGTGCTGTACAGCCTGAACCAGACCCACCCGTGGGGTCACACCTCGGCCACCGCCGCCGACCGCCAGATCCAGTTCTTCCAGCAGGCCCTCGGCGCGCCGAACCCCATCGCGGCCGGCTCCCAGGTGTGGCAGTTCAAGGTGGCCTTCAACACCCTCGGCCTGATCGGGTTCGGCATCTTCCTCGTCGCGTTCGCCCAGGCGCTGCTCGGCACCCGCGCCTTCGCCGGGCTGCGGAACACCGCCGTGGCCGAGGCCGTGCCGACCACCCGTAAGGGACTCGCCTGGTTCTGGGGCGGCCTCGTCGTCGCCGCCGTCGTGTCCGCCTTCAGCTACGTCTGGCTGAGCCAGCGCGTCGACGACTTCGCCCCGGCCGGGTTGCCGCAGGAGGCGCCGTACTTCATCGGGCTGTGGGCCGCGGTGAACGGCGTCGTCGGGCTGATCATCATGGCGCTCGCGTACCGGCTGTTCGGCCGCGGTAACGGGCAGGACCTGCGAGCGCTCGGCGTGCTGCCGGGCTGGCGGGCGTTCTTCCACGGCATCGGGCTGGCGCTGACCGTGGTGGTGGCCGCGTTCGCGCTCGTGTTCGTCGTCGACTACTTCTTCACCACCGACTTCCGGCTCTGGGTGGTCGCGGTGAAGACGTTCACACCGGACAAGATCGGCATCGCGCTGCTGTACCTGCCGCTGTTCCTGATCTACTTCTTCGCGAACTCGCTGGCGATCAACAGCTTCAACCGGTTCACGCTGCGCGGCAAGGAGGGGTTGAACACCGCGGTGCTGGTGCTGTTCAACTCGCTCGCGCCGCTCGTGCTGGTGATCGTCCAGTACGGCACGTTCTTCGTGACCGGCGACCTGGTCGACGGGTTCGGCGGCATCTACAGCATCTGGCTGTTCCCGGTCGTGGTGATCCTGGCGGTCGCCGCGGTGGTGTCCCGCAAGATCTACCGGACGACCGGCAACCCGTACATCGGCGGCTTCATCAACGCCGCCGTGGTGGTCCTCATCTCGGTCACCAACACCCTGACGATGGCGTAA